One window of Helicobacter winghamensis ATCC BAA-430 genomic DNA carries:
- the rho gene encoding transcription termination factor Rho, which produces MSEQNQNKKEYKVRTHTPVEGHTIEELRTKPINKLAEIAISLGIENPQEFLRQDLIFEILKTQVSKGGFILFTGILEITSEGYGFLRAIDENFSGSQNDAYVSSTQIRRFALRNGDIVTGQVRSPKDQERYYALLKVEAINYQSPEEMKSRPLFDNLTPLFPTEQIKLEYNSFKITGRMLDLFAPIGKGQRALIVAPPRTGKTELMKELAYGITKNHPEVELIVLLVDERPEEVTDMERSVKGEVYSSTFDMPASNHTRVAELVVEKAKRMVEMGKDVVILLDSITRLARAYNTATPSSGKVLSGGVDANALHKPKRFFGAARNIEQGGSLTIIATALIETGSRMDEVIFEEFKGTGNSEIVLARNIAERRIYPAMDILKSGTRKEELLLGQDKLQKVWVLRNAIHQMNNEIDALTFLYSQMQKSKDNEEFLNMMNDSAKD; this is translated from the coding sequence ATGAGCGAACAAAATCAAAACAAAAAAGAATATAAAGTGCGCACACATACGCCTGTTGAAGGGCATACCATTGAAGAATTGCGTACAAAACCTATCAATAAACTTGCTGAAATTGCTATCTCACTAGGGATTGAAAACCCCCAAGAATTTTTGCGCCAAGATTTGATTTTTGAAATCTTAAAAACACAAGTTAGCAAAGGTGGCTTTATCCTATTTACAGGAATTTTAGAAATCACAAGCGAAGGTTATGGATTTTTAAGAGCAATTGATGAAAACTTCTCCGGCTCACAAAATGACGCCTATGTTAGCAGCACGCAAATCCGCCGCTTTGCACTAAGAAATGGGGATATTGTAACAGGACAAGTTAGAAGCCCAAAAGACCAAGAAAGATATTACGCGCTTTTAAAAGTAGAAGCAATCAATTATCAATCTCCAGAAGAGATGAAAAGCCGTCCGCTTTTTGACAATCTCACCCCCTTATTCCCAACAGAACAAATTAAACTAGAATACAATAGCTTTAAAATTACTGGAAGAATGTTAGATTTATTTGCACCTATTGGCAAGGGGCAACGCGCTTTGATTGTTGCACCACCAAGAACAGGTAAAACAGAGCTAATGAAAGAGCTAGCCTATGGGATTACTAAAAATCACCCCGAAGTTGAACTCATTGTTTTACTTGTTGATGAAAGACCAGAAGAAGTTACAGATATGGAGCGAAGCGTAAAAGGTGAAGTGTATAGCTCCACTTTTGATATGCCAGCAAGTAACCACACGCGCGTAGCTGAACTTGTGGTAGAAAAGGCAAAGAGAATGGTAGAGATGGGAAAAGATGTTGTGATTTTATTAGATTCCATTACACGCCTTGCAAGAGCCTACAATACTGCTACTCCAAGCAGTGGAAAAGTGTTAAGTGGAGGGGTTGATGCAAATGCTTTGCATAAGCCAAAACGCTTTTTTGGAGCAGCAAGAAATATTGAACAAGGCGGAAGCTTAACAATTATCGCCACAGCCCTTATTGAAACAGGTTCAAGAATGGACGAAGTGATTTTTGAAGAATTTAAAGGCACAGGAAATAGCGAAATCGTGCTTGCTAGAAATATTGCAGAGCGCAGAATTTATCCAGCAATGGATATTTTAAAGAGTGGCACACGCAAAGAAGAATTACTTTTAGGACAAGATAAGCTCCAAAAAGTTTGGGTATTGCGCAATGCAATCCATCAAATGAATAATGAAATTGACGCTCTTACATTCCTTTACTCACAAATGCAAAAAAGTAAAGACAATGAAGAGTTTTTAAATATGATGAATGATAGCGCAAAAGACTAA